The following DNA comes from Ascaphus truei isolate aAscTru1 chromosome 1, aAscTru1.hap1, whole genome shotgun sequence.
ACTCTATTTGTACTTTCAGTATCAGCGATAGGTTAGTGTGTACTGTAGCTAAATATTGAGGTTCTAGTTCTCATAGTTGACACTTTCCGCAAGTAATCGAAGAgtttgaggaaaaaaaaaaaaaaacacatttgagATGAACCCTCAATATTCTTCCTTCTGTTCTACAACATACCGTATAACTAACACCAATGTGATAAAGGTTTCAATTTACCTTTTCTGGTAAACAGATTTGAAAAAAAATTGATAAAAATAAGTAATATTCTTTATATACTAGTTCCTTCATCTTTCGCAATCTATATTTTCTCATTCTGTTTTAAACTGGTGATACCAAATGACCAAAGAATACTGTAGTCACAAAAAAGAAACCCCAATTAGTTGCACACAGCCTATATTATGAGAAAATAGTGGAGGAAACTAAATAGTCCCAGCATATACTTGATGCAAGGACCAGGAGAGGTAAAAtccaaaacaataacattttaatagTTGTTTGACTCTAagtgaaaataaataataaaatcataTAAAAACAAATGAGATATGCCGTGGTCGTGGACATAcctagtatatagtatatatatgtcCCGGTTCTGATGAATGCACAGTCATCCACAATGCCACACTGGTGAAACAGAACTGTGTTGCTCAAacaaatgtatgtatttattgtcattaatAGAAGGATGATCCAGGCAGTAATGCAGGAACATCAAATTAAAGCATATTTAATTGAAAAGTTTACAGCCTGCATAACATGAAAGCTTTTCAGTCCACAAGGGACATTTATCCacaacaaatactgtatattgaagaACAATTTCTGTGGGACATCCTTTGAGGGCATTGAACATCCTACATGAGCATCAAAATTGTCAATGACATGCCTAGCAAATTATAATACTCAGAAGGTTTTAGTTATTCACATATAACTGCCCTTTGATAGCCAATAATAAAATGCAGACTTGGAAAACCTCTACAGAACAGTACAGTACAAATGCTCCTATTGGTTAATAATGCAAACTAAAAGTGGTGTTAATTGCAAACTATAAAGGGTCCATAGTGAAACCTTAAGAATGAATGCAAATAAATATGCGATGTACATAATCTCTATGTAAGAACACtctaacaaaaaaaatgaaaccGTTGAAATTTACTGCTGACCATGCACAAAGCTGATGCACTGTAGAAATATAAGGGGAACAGCACTATTAAAATAGATGTAATCCTTTACAGTTGTGTCACATGGAGgaataatgtaataaataatgTTAATTTGATTTTTTGACATTCCATAGCAAAGATACAGTAATATACTGATGAGTATATGTGTATATCTTTCATAGGTTCCACACCTGCTTTATTCACCCTATTGTCAGATGTCATACAGTGGTTAAGATGTGCAGGATAGGATTCTGGGTACTGACAAATGAACGCCCAGTGGGGATGTCCCTTTGAGCTTCCAATCCATTTTGTACATGGATCCCTTATAGCCtcgcctgctgcattacacacaaGAGCTCTAGGGGATCCATGTACAAAATGGATAGGAAGCTACAGTAAAAGTGGCATACTGACTACGTGTTAATTTGCAAGTCACTACCAAGAATCCTTGTTTGCAGCTTTACTTGTTGTGCTCACAGAATGATTGtattatgtactgtacatacaaaagaAAGCTAACATTTATGAATGTATCTGCAGGGCCCCAAATGTCCTTCTGGATGCAGACTTCAAGGTTTAACGGATAAATCCGATAAAGATTTTGGCAAGAGAATAGATACAATAAGGCAAAATTTGAAGAATGGCGAAAGCAATTACAAGAGCATAGATGTTAAAACTAAGGAAACTTATGAGCTCGTCAAGGATAACCTCATCGAGGCCCAGCGTAAGTATAAACACAATGCAACCTCTTTTTTACAGTGTAAGCTATTTTTTTACTTTACTTAGGAGATCTTAATTCCACAGAACAGCGATTCTGAGTCTAAAGGCTCATATGCTACAATTTGTGTTATTATCTCACTATTAAATCACTTACAAGGTGGCTAattgtaaatatatacagtgacaTTTGTTCAGTTAATCTTTTTATGGAATGAACAAAATCCTGTTCATATGAGCTAGATTCCAGGTTTCATTTCAGACATGCATCAGGTGACCAATTGGGTATAATAAAGTGCTTCTTTCTTACCTTTATAGAGAGCGATGGAAAATACAGCCAAGTATCTGAAGACCTCAGAAAGAGAATTGAATTTTTAAAGTTGAAAGTTGCCAACCAAGTAAATAGGATCAAATTATTGCAAACCAATATCAGGGAACAGGTGGTGGAAGTAAATCGCCTTGAGGTATGTGGCTATTACTTTTCGCTTCTTATGTATATGAAACCCAGGTGTATCCCACCTTTTTAAAATAAGTAATGTTCTCCGtcttgttttacattttttttcaggTGGATATTGATATCAAAATCCGTGCCTGCAAGGGATCTTGTGCCAGGAGTACTGAGTACAAAGTGGATACTGAAAGCTATGATAACATACGGAAACAACTCGTGCAAGCTCAAAGCGTTAGCTTGGAACCTGAGACCAACGTACTAAGGGTGCTGAAAATGAGGCCAATTAAGGACTCTACTGTTGATTCACATTTCAAATCACTGCCTCTTGAAAAGGGTCAACAAACAAAGTACCAGTTTTTCACTGACATTGAACAACAAGCAATGGTGTTAGAAAGGCCAGAGGTAATAGGATCCTCATCTTCCAGCAGCGGGAAAGAGTTGCCATCACAGGGTTCCAAAGTCATAGTTTATGGGGATGACAAAAGTGCCCACTCAGGGAAAGTGACAGGGCAAGCTATAAAAGGGGGGGAAACATCCACCTCTGTCACTTCTGAGAGTCGAGTCATTTCTTGCACTAAAACTATTAAAAAGAGAATTACGCATGGACCCGATGGACCTAAAGAAGAAATATTTGAAACAGTAAGTGGtggagaggagtgtgagaggcTAGCAAATCTTCAGAAGGATGGGAAGGGTGAGTTAGGGTCTGATGGCACCTACAATGTGCACATTACTTCAAGTAAGGGTGTGGGAGATATAAGTACATTTCCATCCTTAGAGGAATTTCTTAGTGGTGGAGCAGGAAGCAAAGTACAAACCAGCCAGGGAAGTAGCAGGGTAGTTAGTAGCAGTGTTAAACAAAGTGGCTCTGGAGGCACCAAAGACATTTCTGGTTCCGGCACAAAAACAAGTAATTCTAAAATTGTAACTCATGATGTTTTCTCTGATCTGGGAGAAGAGGAATTTGATGATTTTGGTCATTCCCACCTGGGTATGCCTACCTTTTCACCCTCCAAAACAGAGCGCAACATACATTCGGACTCATCCTCGTTCACCAAGACAGTGGTCAGCGGCAGTAGCAGTGGATCCAGTAAAAGCGGCACCCAGAGGGAAATACAAAATATGAAGAGTAAGCCAGTGTTTGAAGATCATGGGCCTGTCCAGCATGATAACAGTGAAGAAGACATGCCTGATTTACAGGCCCGCAGTGTGAACAAAGAAATGAAGTTGGTTGACGGTTACACTGGGACAGGTAAATCAAAGTCGTAGTGCAGAGTTAGACTCCGTCTCCATCTGCATTCCTGCCTAAGAAGCATTCCACTAAGATGCTTTCAAAGGAATTTAGAAAAAAGGTTTAATTAAATATGTTGATCACCGTTGAATCATCACCCACAGTA
Coding sequences within:
- the FGA gene encoding fibrinogen alpha chain, whose protein sequence is MLRTTLILVLLCFAGTVWSEDVDFESGGGAVRGPRIMEPGTQSDCKQDKNWPICADEDWGPKCPSGCRLQGLTDKSDKDFGKRIDTIRQNLKNGESNYKSIDVKTKETYELVKDNLIEAQQSDGKYSQVSEDLRKRIEFLKLKVANQVNRIKLLQTNIREQVVEVNRLEVDIDIKIRACKGSCARSTEYKVDTESYDNIRKQLVQAQSVSLEPETNVLRVLKMRPIKDSTVDSHFKSLPLEKGQQTKYQFFTDIEQQAMVLERPEVIGSSSSSSGKELPSQGSKVIVYGDDKSAHSGKVTGQAIKGGETSTSVTSESRVISCTKTIKKRITHGPDGPKEEIFETVSGGEECERLANLQKDGKGELGSDGTYNVHITSSKGVGDISTFPSLEEFLSGGAGSKVQTSQGSSRVVSSSVKQSGSGGTKDISGSGTKTSNSKIVTHDVFSDLGEEEFDDFGHSHLGMPTFSPSKTERNIHSDSSSFTKTVVSGSSSGSSKSGTQREIQNMKSKPVFEDHGPVQHDNSEEDMPDLQARSVNKEMKLVDGYTGTDCDDIRQKHSSGAKSGIFKIRPEGSNKVLSVYCDQDTSLGGWLLIQQRDDGSVNFNRTWQDYKNGFGSVDVNGKGEVWLGNEYIHLLTQKDSILRIELEDWSGVEVYAEYYLQLGPEAEGYVLKVSQYDGTAGDALIEGSKDDGEYTSHVNMKFSTYDRDSDKWEESCAEMYGGGWWYNNCQAANLNGIYYSGGQYDPRNNVPYEIENGVVWLPFKMADYSLKIVKMKIRPVDTAK